The Thermosynechococcus sp. genome has a segment encoding these proteins:
- a CDS encoding urease subunit beta, protein MIPGELIPAEGTIELNAGRPTVTLTVANTGDRPIQVGSHYHFYEVNPALQFAREQARGMRLDIPAGTAIRFEPGDERVVPLVAFGGTRQIYGFRGEVNGAL, encoded by the coding sequence ATGATTCCCGGTGAACTGATCCCCGCAGAGGGAACCATTGAACTTAATGCGGGCCGGCCAACGGTGACTTTAACGGTCGCCAATACGGGCGATCGCCCAATTCAGGTGGGGTCTCACTACCACTTTTACGAAGTCAATCCGGCCCTCCAGTTTGCTCGTGAACAAGCACGAGGAATGCGCTTAGATATTCCCGCTGGCACAGCCATTCGCTTTGAGCCGGGGGATGAGCGGGTGGTGCCACTAGTGGCCTTTGGTGGCACTCGTCAAATCTATGGCTTTCGGGGGGAAGTCAACGGTGCGCTCTAG
- the pdxH gene encoding pyridoxamine 5'-phosphate oxidase → MTSIADLRRDYRRQRLLESEAAEDPIEQFRLWFTEAVNAELPEPNAMTLATVGLDGMPAARLVLLKEVDDRGFVFFTNYRSRKGRELAAHPKAALVFWWAELERQVRIEGNVEQISAAESDAYFQSRPLGSRWGAWASQQSEVLESYAELEARLAAVEARYGENVPRPEHWGGYRVLPTLIEFWQGRPNRLHDRLCYRRQGDHWQRVRLYP, encoded by the coding sequence ATGACCAGCATTGCTGATCTGCGCCGTGATTACCGTCGTCAACGTCTCCTCGAAAGCGAGGCTGCCGAGGATCCCATCGAACAGTTTCGCCTCTGGTTTACGGAGGCGGTCAACGCCGAGTTGCCGGAACCCAATGCAATGACACTGGCCACAGTTGGCCTGGATGGGATGCCCGCTGCCCGACTGGTGTTGCTCAAGGAAGTGGACGATCGCGGGTTTGTCTTTTTCACGAACTACCGCAGTCGCAAAGGTCGGGAATTAGCCGCCCATCCCAAGGCTGCCCTTGTGTTTTGGTGGGCAGAGCTAGAACGGCAGGTGCGCATTGAGGGCAATGTTGAGCAAATTAGTGCGGCGGAGTCTGATGCCTACTTTCAAAGTCGTCCCCTGGGTAGCCGTTGGGGGGCATGGGCCTCCCAGCAGAGTGAGGTTTTAGAGTCCTACGCCGAGCTGGAAGCCCGCCTGGCGGCAGTGGAGGCCCGCTACGGCGAAAATGTCCCTCGGCCAGAGCATTGGGGAGGCTATCGTGTCCTACCGACTCTGATTGAATTTTGGCAAGGGCGACCCAATCGCCTCCACGATCGCCTGTGCTATCGTCGCCAAGGAGACCACTGGCAGCGGGTGCGCCTCTACCCCTAG
- a CDS encoding DUF2339 domain-containing protein — translation MEDRDDLRRRLDNLEAAVAALQRSLEILQTAIFREDRSSSGVPEPSTPSTPPEEPAAIKAQSQAPESPLVAPTPAQADWLQNWELWLNRLGIGLLLLGIGFLFRYAVELGWISDAVLVAMGFAIGTALMGLGWRLQRRAILSQFLQGGGLATYYLTIFAGYQFLRVMPWGVAFPVMVLLTLGAFFMSLRQNRAIFAVIGVAGGLGTPLLLYNPETSRPLALASYTFLILLGSWAIYAVKGWRSLLLSTFWLGWVMLRVSVTVQHVDQVVALQGILGLTWLGFTVLPPWYQWRDRNSAAELYRPQKTSPQPYGQTIAPFNPLIALSLSAALWGWSATITGRMFILFGVLYLGTSLLWRRLPPPWRWVYSLTGLVLIAFGIVVRSSSNRFILAPLAIEGLILHYLSQHYSSRPLRIIAHLWWGLLSLGFVGHLLFTGADRPPLWNLAFVTHLVVLGAAAVSTRFLPPPTRPLYWTLGYGVTMSWIQHELAPLGTGAATLVWGLFGVGLLIAGLQRDSAAVRTVALITLIITLGRLFLVDLINLAPVWRVLLFMGFGLIFLLLSYFFRALWRRSPVESSRISEEFPNKQSKENP, via the coding sequence ATGGAAGACAGGGATGACTTGCGGCGTCGTCTGGACAACTTAGAAGCCGCTGTGGCTGCTCTCCAGCGATCGCTCGAGATTCTGCAAACCGCTATTTTCCGTGAAGACCGCTCTTCTTCTGGAGTCCCAGAACCTTCAACACCATCAACGCCACCTGAGGAACCGGCGGCGATCAAAGCACAATCCCAAGCTCCTGAATCCCCATTGGTGGCACCCACCCCTGCCCAAGCTGACTGGCTACAAAATTGGGAACTGTGGCTCAACCGTCTCGGCATTGGCCTGCTGCTGTTGGGGATTGGTTTCCTCTTTCGGTATGCCGTTGAATTGGGCTGGATTAGCGATGCAGTTCTCGTTGCCATGGGTTTTGCGATCGGGACTGCCTTGATGGGCTTGGGCTGGCGGTTGCAGCGGCGAGCTATCTTGAGCCAGTTTTTGCAGGGGGGTGGCCTCGCAACCTATTACCTCACGATCTTTGCTGGCTATCAGTTTTTGAGGGTCATGCCTTGGGGGGTGGCCTTCCCAGTGATGGTGTTGCTAACCCTGGGGGCGTTTTTCATGTCGTTGCGCCAAAATCGAGCCATCTTTGCAGTGATTGGTGTGGCTGGCGGCCTAGGGACCCCCTTGCTGCTCTACAACCCAGAGACTAGTCGCCCTTTGGCCTTGGCCAGTTACACCTTTTTAATCCTCTTAGGCAGCTGGGCAATTTATGCGGTAAAGGGCTGGCGATCGCTCCTGCTGTCAACCTTTTGGCTGGGATGGGTGATGTTAAGGGTGTCTGTGACCGTTCAGCACGTTGATCAGGTGGTGGCGTTACAGGGGATTCTGGGGTTGACTTGGTTGGGCTTTACGGTATTGCCCCCTTGGTATCAGTGGCGCGATCGCAACAGCGCAGCGGAGCTATATCGCCCCCAAAAGACTTCCCCACAACCCTATGGTCAAACGATCGCCCCTTTTAACCCACTGATTGCCCTCAGCTTGAGTGCTGCCCTCTGGGGGTGGTCAGCAACGATAACGGGGCGGATGTTTATCCTTTTTGGGGTGCTTTACCTCGGAACTAGTCTGCTCTGGCGACGCCTACCGCCACCTTGGCGCTGGGTCTATAGCTTGACGGGACTTGTGCTGATTGCCTTTGGCATTGTTGTTCGCTCCTCCAGCAATCGCTTTATCCTGGCACCCCTGGCGATTGAGGGACTGATTTTGCATTATCTGAGCCAACACTATTCCTCGCGACCCCTGCGGATTATTGCCCATCTTTGGTGGGGACTACTCAGCCTTGGCTTTGTTGGTCACCTGCTTTTTACCGGCGCCGATCGCCCCCCGCTGTGGAATCTGGCTTTTGTCACCCATTTGGTGGTGCTTGGCGCCGCAGCCGTCAGTACTCGTTTTTTGCCCCCACCCACCCGCCCCCTGTACTGGACCTTGGGCTATGGGGTAACGATGAGTTGGATTCAGCACGAACTAGCACCCTTGGGCACGGGGGCAGCCACCCTTGTCTGGGGACTGTTTGGCGTGGGACTGCTCATCGCTGGGTTGCAACGGGACAGCGCCGCGGTGCGCACGGTGGCCTTAATCACCCTCATCATTACTTTAGGGCGGCTTTTCTTGGTTGATCTCATCAATCTTGCGCCGGTGTGGCGAGTGCTCCTATTCATGGGGTTTGGTTTAATTTTTTTACTGCTGAGCTATTTTTTCCGCGCCCTCTGGCGGCGATCGCCCGTGGAATCCTCTAGGATCAGTGAAGAATTCCCAAACAAGCAGTCCAAAGAAAACCCATGA
- a CDS encoding septal ring lytic transglycosylase RlpA family protein: MKKTLYVGLTTTTLAVLGTLSSSRAITPTPAPDSVSAPASPAVATKVGERQATAPVITRAIASLHRHQQQGREAVTVYLRGIPVLTFLGQRVAATQGVKVAAANSAGMPEQTTLSEAAQQATLLTARLNQLHEQGFDANLVRVRWDAQQQSYRIYADQEPLLTLNNQVILPNSSQRNDENALRIANLIRRQLGNAPALTSVEGSPNTVVAVGPIRMQFTGIASWYGPGFHGGRTANGERFDQNALTAAHRTLPFGKRVRVTNLQNGRSVVVRINDRGPFTGGREIDLSRGAAAAIGLIGAGVGYVRIDVLD, from the coding sequence ATGAAAAAAACGCTTTATGTGGGTCTGACAACAACCACGTTGGCTGTGTTGGGAACGCTTTCCAGTAGCCGGGCAATTACACCCACACCAGCCCCAGACTCTGTTTCAGCCCCAGCCTCGCCCGCCGTTGCCACCAAAGTTGGGGAACGCCAAGCCACTGCCCCGGTGATAACGCGAGCGATCGCCAGTCTCCATCGTCACCAACAGCAAGGCCGCGAAGCCGTAACCGTCTACTTGCGGGGGATTCCTGTACTCACCTTCTTGGGGCAGCGGGTCGCAGCCACGCAGGGCGTCAAAGTCGCTGCCGCTAATAGCGCTGGCATGCCAGAGCAAACCACCCTCTCAGAGGCAGCCCAACAGGCAACCCTTCTCACTGCTCGCCTCAATCAGCTCCACGAACAGGGCTTTGACGCCAACCTTGTGCGTGTGCGTTGGGATGCCCAACAACAGAGCTATCGCATCTACGCCGATCAAGAACCTCTCCTGACCCTGAACAATCAGGTAATCCTCCCGAATAGTTCACAACGCAACGATGAAAACGCCCTGCGAATTGCCAACCTGATCCGACGCCAGTTGGGCAATGCCCCTGCTTTAACCAGCGTAGAGGGCAGCCCAAATACAGTTGTGGCCGTGGGGCCAATTCGGATGCAGTTTACGGGCATTGCCTCCTGGTATGGCCCCGGCTTCCATGGTGGCCGCACCGCCAATGGTGAGCGCTTTGATCAAAATGCCCTGACGGCCGCCCATCGCACACTGCCCTTTGGTAAACGGGTGCGGGTGACCAATCTCCAAAATGGCCGCTCAGTGGTGGTGCGGATTAACGATCGCGGGCCTTTTACGGGGGGACGGGAAATTGACCTCTCGCGGGGGGCGGCGGCTGCCATTGGCCTCATTGGGGCCGGTGTCGGATATGTACGCATTGACGTTTTGGACTAA
- the thiC gene encoding phosphomethylpyrimidine synthase has product MRSEWIAARKGHDNVTQMHYARQGMITEEMHYVARRENLPPELIRDEVARGRMIIPANINHPNLEPMAIGIAARCKVNANIGASPNSSSLEEELEKLRLAVKYGADTVMDLSTGGGDLDAIRTAIINASPVPIGTVPVYQALESVHGNVERLTPEDFLHVIEKHAQQGVDYMTIHAGILIEYLPLVKNRITGIVSRGGGILAKWMLYHHKQNPLYTHFRDIIEIFKKYDVSFSLGDSLRPGCLHDASDEAQLAELKTLGQLTRKAWEHDVQVMVEGPGHVPMDQIEFNVRKQMEECSEAPFYVLGPLVTDIAPGYDHITSAIGAAIAGWYGTAMLCYVTPKEHLGLPNAEDVRNGLIAYKIAAHAADIARHRPGARDRDDELSRARYNFDWNRQFELALDPERAREYHDETLPADIYKTAEFCSMCGPKFCPMQTKVDAEALAELEKFLAKDKHQVSASA; this is encoded by the coding sequence GTGCGTAGCGAATGGATTGCTGCCCGCAAAGGGCACGACAATGTCACCCAAATGCATTATGCCCGCCAAGGGATGATCACCGAAGAAATGCACTATGTGGCACGGCGGGAAAACTTGCCCCCTGAATTGATTCGCGATGAAGTGGCCCGCGGGCGGATGATTATTCCCGCCAATATCAATCACCCCAACCTTGAGCCGATGGCAATTGGAATTGCCGCTAGGTGCAAAGTCAATGCCAACATTGGTGCTTCCCCCAACTCCTCCAGCCTTGAGGAAGAGCTAGAAAAGCTGCGGCTTGCAGTGAAGTATGGTGCCGATACGGTGATGGATCTCTCCACAGGGGGGGGTGACCTCGATGCCATTCGCACCGCCATTATTAATGCCTCACCGGTGCCCATCGGTACAGTGCCCGTCTACCAAGCCCTTGAAAGTGTCCACGGCAACGTTGAGCGGCTCACCCCTGAGGATTTTCTCCATGTGATTGAAAAGCACGCCCAGCAGGGGGTGGACTACATGACGATCCATGCAGGGATTCTCATTGAATACCTGCCCTTGGTAAAAAACCGTATTACTGGAATTGTGTCCCGCGGGGGTGGCATTCTTGCCAAGTGGATGCTATATCACCACAAACAAAATCCCCTCTATACCCACTTCCGCGACATTATTGAGATCTTCAAAAAATATGATGTCTCCTTCTCCTTGGGAGACTCGCTGCGGCCGGGGTGTCTGCATGATGCTTCCGATGAAGCCCAACTGGCGGAATTGAAAACCCTTGGTCAGCTTACCCGCAAGGCTTGGGAACACGACGTCCAAGTCATGGTGGAAGGGCCCGGCCATGTCCCCATGGATCAAATTGAATTTAATGTGCGCAAGCAGATGGAGGAATGCTCTGAAGCTCCCTTCTATGTCCTTGGTCCTCTGGTAACTGACATTGCCCCCGGCTATGACCACATTACCAGTGCCATTGGCGCTGCCATTGCCGGCTGGTACGGCACGGCCATGCTTTGCTATGTGACCCCCAAAGAGCACCTCGGCTTACCCAATGCCGAAGATGTGCGCAATGGCTTGATTGCCTACAAAATTGCGGCTCACGCGGCGGATATTGCCCGTCACCGGCCGGGGGCGCGCGATCGCGATGATGAACTGTCGCGGGCACGGTACAACTTTGACTGGAACCGCCAGTTTGAACTGGCGCTAGATCCAGAGCGGGCCCGGGAATACCACGACGAAACCCTGCCGGCAGATATCTATAAAACCGCCGAGTTCTGCTCCATGTGCGGGCCCAAATTTTGCCCCATGCAAACGAAAGTGGATGCCGAGGCCCTTGCGGAACTGGAAAAATTCTTGGCCAAAGATAAACACCAAGTGAGCGCTTCCGCCTAG